A region of the Bdellovibrio sp. ArHS genome:
ATTTGGCATAAATAAGAGTGTCGCGTCTTTGACCGTTTTCAATACAGTGTTTACGCAAACGGCCTTCCAATAGATAGCCACAGCGAAGAGCGACTGAAGCCGAACGTTCGTTTCCTCCTGAACAGCGAATCTCGATGCGGAAAAAACCTTCCTCAAAAAGAACCTTTTCCAATGCTTTGACCGCTTCGCTGACATAGCCCTGTCCCTCGTGACCACCGACAATCCAGTAGCCAAGCTCACAGCGATTGTGTTCCCAGGCGATGGTATGCACACCGACATTACCCACATAGACATCCCCGTCGTTCAGGAAGATACCATAGTCGAACATTTTGAAATCGGTCCATTGTTTATGAGTCATCTCGATATATTCACGTTCGTCGTGGATGCCTTTCGTCCAAGCGACCCAAGGAAGAAATTTTCCCAGACGCTCGCGATCGGCATCAACGTGACGGAACATCATCGCCGCCAGCTCCATTTTGTGCTTCTTTAAAGTTACACGGTCCGCAGTGATAGTTTCAGGAAGATGATGAGGGGTCACAGGAACCTCTTGAACTCTTATTTGATTTTTCCGCAAAGATCGGAAAGACGGATGCCTGACAAATACTCCATGGAGTTTTTTTCTATGCCGTTGGCCACTTCATCCATGAGTTTTCCCATGTTGCAGCTAACCAGGCATTGTTTCAGCGGTTCTTTGTCAGGCGTGGCGATCAGCTTTTTATCGCAAACAGCAGTGTAGATCTCTTTCAATGAAATCTCTTTCGGAGATTTTAGGATCTTCACCCCCCCGGATTTACCTTTAAAGGATTCCAAAAGTCCCGCTTCGACCAGACGGGAGACCAAGCGGCGAACCACCGTTGGATTCGTGCGAATGCTACTTGCTAATTGATCAGACGTCATCAGCTCGCCCTTATGATAAGCCAGGACTGTCATGATATGAACTGAGACAGAGAATCTTTGATCGACCAT
Encoded here:
- a CDS encoding GNAT family protein yields the protein MTPHHLPETITADRVTLKKHKMELAAMMFRHVDADRERLGKFLPWVAWTKGIHDEREYIEMTHKQWTDFKMFDYGIFLNDGDVYVGNVGVHTIAWEHNRCELGYWIVGGHEGQGYVSEAVKALEKVLFEEGFFRIEIRCSGGNERSASVALRCGYLLEGRLRKHCIENGQRRDTLIYAKLKNGN
- a CDS encoding Rrf2 family transcriptional regulator, whose protein sequence is MVDQRFSVSVHIMTVLAYHKGELMTSDQLASSIRTNPTVVRRLVSRLVEAGLLESFKGKSGGVKILKSPKEISLKEIYTAVCDKKLIATPDKEPLKQCLVSCNMGKLMDEVANGIEKNSMEYLSGIRLSDLCGKIK